The Brachypodium distachyon strain Bd21 chromosome 4, Brachypodium_distachyon_v3.0, whole genome shotgun sequence nucleotide sequence CCAGTGGTGTAACAAATTTGTAATTCATCTTGCAAAACATCATATACATTCTGCAATAGTGTTCGGAGCCTGAAATAAATTCAAATAAGAACATCTGATGCTACAAATCACACGGGAACAGAAACACGCTTCCCTTCTCTTTGATACAGATTATTCTTTTCTAAAATGTTACAGAGCTGATGGACAATCATCGCTTTTCTTCACAGCAtctttactactccctccgtccaacaaaagatgtctcaagtttgtgacttagtgtatagatgcattcaaatttgatgaaagttgagacatcctttgttggacggagggagtagtacattcTTATCTTCAACTTTACAAAGAATGCCATATAAATAATCAGGAGCAAAACTGATGACCCATGGATGCCAACAAAGTTGAGAAGTTACATGTGTAGCTAGATGAATCGAGGATTGTGTCCAGTTTCGCCACTTCTTGGCTTCTTGCGATGCTGTCCATGTACGGTTAACTAAGAATTTTGGTGTGCCTAGTCAGCTGGTTCTATTTACCAGCTGATAGCATCTTCTGAAGCTGGatcacctgctgctgctgctcaatTGGCAGCGAACTCAGCTGCTCAGGTGTCAGTTGCAAGACTTGCTGCAGAAGAACTGATTCGTCGTCGGGCGTGAGCTGTAGCAGAGTGAGAATTAGAATTGTGATCACACGGAAATTTTAGGTCCAGAAACCTTGTGTGCCAGTACATTCAATTCCACCAGATGACGCTAAGTGTTTAGATAGTCAAAAAATTTGGATGCTTACCCAGCATCCAAGAAACAGAAAACCTGTAAACTGAATTAAACATCAAGGGGATTACCTGAGGCGCTTCGTTCTCTGGTTGCTGAAAGTTAACAGCACCAGAACTGCAGCTCCCTGATGGCCCACAAGGGACCACTACCTGTGATGGAGCGGGATAAACAGCAGCATTATTGTTTACATTTCCAGAAGCTGATGTTCCATCCTCCAATTTCCGTAATTTTGAAGGATGAGCTAACTCTGCCTGATAACTAGTTCGATCAGGCAATCTAATTTCCTTCATGGGTATCTCAGGCGCAGCAGCAACCTGCAACGTGACACTAAGTTAGCCAGTGTGgaagtgtaaaaaaaaagttgttctGCATGAACAGTAAAGTTAAAAGCGCATCTTGTCTATACACTTCAGTTAATCTATGGGCATAAGAAAATATAGATGCATGGTTAATAACTGTACAGTTTGGTGGTTCAAGTACATAGTCTACGGGAGTTCCATATATTAGAAGGCCTGATTAAGATAGTGCCAAAAAATAGAAGACCTGATTAAGACGATTCATCAGTCATCACAAACTTTGGCTTGCTACTTATGAATGAAAATAAGCTCCTTATATACGAAGAAATACCTGGGAGAGATGAGGATTGGTCAAAGGTAGTTGCTGTACATTAGTTGGCATAACTTGTGGTCTAGGGTGCTGTGGCAAAAATGGAGGCTGGACTTGCGATATCAAGCCTCCTGAGGTTGCAAGGGGTTGAGTAGGAACACTGGAAGAGGTGCTAAAGGGTTGAGACGAAAGCTGATACTGGTGTCCATGCGGAAATATTTTGATTGGAGGCTGAGACGAATGCTGATACTGAGGAAAATTATGCAGTGGTGCAGTTGGTTCCTGTTTTGGAACAACTGGTATCACAGCATCTGGTTGCGGAAATGATTCATTGAGGTGAGCAGAAGATTGTGTCAATGAGCTAGAGAGTTGTTGGTTCTTCGCCATCTGCATCTGCTATTTCAGAATACCTAGATTAGTATATTGCAGAATCCAAGAAGACATCAGGTGCATCAAGctcaaaagaaacaagaatatACCATCTGAGGTGTCACCATCCCGAGCATTATTTGTGCCTGCATTGCAACAAGGAAAAAGTTATGAGGTTTTAATCTTCCATTCTATGCTAGAATCACAATTGAGCAATGAACAAGAGAATTTCAAAACAAGCTCTTTCATCGCATCGTTGTAGATTAGCAAAAATGAAATGGTAGTTGGTTAAACTTATATTGAAAAGGGTGAATGAAATGTCTAACAACAAACAgcacaataaaaaataaacatttgtCAACCCTGAACTCTAAAGCCATTGAAATGAAACTTTGAACTATTGAAGCCGCCCACTTTTCCCCTCGAGCGGTTTCATGAGTAATTTTGTCTGACATGGATGCCTACTGTCATgtcactccatgccatcattTTTTTAACCTGTTTCTACAAATTCTCTTCCATTCTCTAGTAATCTTTTGCGCATGTTTTTATTCAGATAATGAGGATGTTTTAGATagtgtgttgtgttgtgtttcTCTGTCATGGCATTGAAATGCCAGTGACATGGAGGACACATCGCATCCACGACACCCAAAACCACTTATGAAACCCCAGAGGGTCAAAAGTGAACTATTTCAATAGTTTGAGGTTGCAATTCAAACGTTTTTACAGTCTAGGGTTGAAAAGTGGACCTTGTCCCTAAAATATAGGCAACTTTGTTTAAAAGAACTCATATGAATTCGACAACCTACAGAATACTCTAGTATAGAACCAAGTACACAAATAACAAGAACAAAGAATAAGTAATTGATTGATTGCATGATCACTATCAGCAAAAGCTAACCTGAAATAGGGCCTTTGGAAGCTGTGGAATTCCTTGCAGGAGTGCTTTGGCACGGTCCTTATTTTGAGTAGTTAGGGTCTGTCACAAAGGAGGCATCAACAAACTAAAATTAGCCATGGGTAATTTATTATCTTCAGGGCATTGATATTGAGACTTCAAGTTAACCTTCAACTCAGACATGAATTCATACAACTGATGTCTTGACATCCTGGCCAGGTAGTGGGTAAGAGGGTCGTTTCCAAGTCCATATTGGACAGGTAAACCATTTTGCACATTTGCAGTTTGAGCTGCACCAAGAACACCAGCCATCACAGATGCAGCATGTATTGCTGGTGGAAGACCAACAGGCTGATGAAGGCTGGTGTCTCCTACAACGGGAGTCGCAGTTGGCTGTTTCGGAGCATCTACAGGAGGAGTCCATCAAGACATCAATGTTAGCATGCAATGGCATAAAATCACATTTGAAGTTTAATGTATACACATAAACTACATGATCAAGAAATTGCAACCAACCAACACAAGATGCCATTCCTGGTCCTCCACGACCCTGCAATGCATAAACATATGAAGAATAAGTCAAAAGGCTTTTATTGAGAAATTTGATTGGTTGAGATTCCGTAATGTGCAAGCATCAAATAAGAATGATCGCACTAACTCCATTTCCATGCTGAAGCTACTTAATTCTAATAAGTAAAGTTAGAACATCTAGTGTCCTTCATGTAGTTACATAATGCAAGAGTATTTCACTATGATCTCTGGAGAATTTAGATAAAAATTAGAATCCCTGTGTAAATAACTGTATGAACCAATCAACTGCAT carries:
- the LOC100840159 gene encoding cleavage stimulating factor 64 isoform X1; the protein is MAAAPAGPQNRCVFVGNIPYDATEEQLVQICEEVGPVVSFRLVVDKETGKPKGYGFCEYKDEETALSARRNLQGYEVNGRQLRVDFAENGRNTDRNREKGRGGPGMASCVDAPKQPTATPVVGDTSLHQPVGLPPAIHAASVMAGVLGAAQTANVQNGLPVQYGLGNDPLTHYLARMSRHQLYEFMSELKTLTTQNKDRAKALLQGIPQLPKALFQAQIMLGMVTPQMQMQMAKNQQLSSSLTQSSAHLNESFPQPDAVIPVVPKQEPTAPLHNFPQYQHSSQPPIKIFPHGHQYQLSSQPFSTSSSVPTQPLATSGGLISQVQPPFLPQHPRPQVMPTNVQQLPLTNPHLSQVAAAPEIPMKEIRLPDRTSYQAELAHPSKLRKLEDGTSASGNVNNNAAVYPAPSQVVVPCGPSGSCSSGAVNFQQPENEAPQLTPDDESVLLQQVLQLTPEQLSSLPIEQQQQVIQLQKMLSAGK
- the LOC100840159 gene encoding cleavage stimulating factor 64 isoform X2: MAAAPAGPQNRCVFVGNIPYDATEEQLVQICEEVGPVVSFRLVVDKETGKPKGYGFCEYKDEETALSARRNLQGYEVNGRQLRVDFAENGRNTDRNREKGRGGPGMASCVDAPKQPTATPVVGDTSLHQPVGLPPAIHAASVMAGVLGAAQTANVQNGLPVQYGLGNDPLTHYLARMSRHQLYEFMSELKTLTTQNKDRAKALLQGIPQLPKALFQAQIMLGMVTPQMMQMAKNQQLSSSLTQSSAHLNESFPQPDAVIPVVPKQEPTAPLHNFPQYQHSSQPPIKIFPHGHQYQLSSQPFSTSSSVPTQPLATSGGLISQVQPPFLPQHPRPQVMPTNVQQLPLTNPHLSQVAAAPEIPMKEIRLPDRTSYQAELAHPSKLRKLEDGTSASGNVNNNAAVYPAPSQVVVPCGPSGSCSSGAVNFQQPENEAPQLTPDDESVLLQQVLQLTPEQLSSLPIEQQQQVIQLQKMLSAGK